A single genomic interval of Penicillium psychrofluorescens genome assembly, chromosome: 2 harbors:
- a CDS encoding uncharacterized protein (ID:PFLUO_003940-T1.cds;~source:funannotate), with amino-acid sequence MAASAATYKDRQFLAVIGDEDSVTGLLLAGIGHVTDPPDSQRNFLVVDSKTETSEIERAFENFTQERKDIAVVLINQHIAERIRHSVDTFADPFPAVLEIPSKDHPYDPEKDSVLKRVRRLFGE; translated from the exons ATGGCGGCATCGGCCGCTACATACAAG GACCGGCAATTCCTAGCCGTcattggcgacgaaga CTCCGTCACCGGGCTCCTGCTTGCAGGCATTGGA CACGTCACCGATCCGCCGGACTCCCAGCGAAacttcctcgtcgtcgattCCAAGACCGAGACCTCGGAGATTGAGCGCGCCTTTGAGAACTTCACACAGGAGCGGAAAGATATTGCTGTTGTCCTCATCAATCAGCAT ATCGCAGAACGTATCCGTCACAGCGTCGATACATTCGCTGACCCCTTCCCTGCTGTCCTGGAAATCCCGAGCAAGGATCACCCCTACGACCCGGAGAAAGACAGCGTGCTCAAGCGGGTGCGACGACTCTTTGGCGAGTAA
- a CDS encoding uncharacterized protein (ID:PFLUO_003941-T1.cds;~source:funannotate), protein MKFLAAAVTLVAFAQLPGQVSAGSVSFFDPSQVPIKVDTTQDFPVKGDNPLMYCADPANYLLEIDQVDLSPNPPKPGQSLTIKASGTLLDKVEKGATVALEVKWGLITLVKQTVDLCDQIKNVDLTCPLEKGKMVLTKQVDLPKQIPPGKYSVLADVYTKDQRQVTCLKAENLEFKM, encoded by the exons ATGAAGTTCTTAGCCGCCGCTGTGACTCTGGTCGCCTTCGCTCAGCTCCCCGGCCAAGTCTCGGCGGGCTCGGTGTCATTCTTCGACCCCTCCCAGGTCCCGATCAAGGTCGACACCACTCAGGATTTCCCAGTCAAGGGCGACAACCCGTTGATGTACTGCGCCGACCCGGCCAATTATCTCCTCGAGATCGACCAAGTGGACCTCTCACCCAACCCACCTAAACC TGGCCAATCTCTCACCATCAAAGCCAGCGGCACTTTGCTCGACAAGGTAGAGAAAGGCGCGACCGTCGCCCTGGAGGTGAAATGGGGCTTGATCACCTTGGTGAAACAGACGGTCGACCTGTGTGACCAGATCAAGAATGTCGATCTCACGTGTCctctggagaagggcaagatggTCTTGACGAAGCAGGTGGACTTGCCCAAGCAGATCCCACCG GGCAAATACTCTGTTCTTGCCGATGTCTACACCAAGGACCAGCGGCAGGTGACCTGCCTCAAGGCCGAAAACCTCGAGTTCAAGATGTAA
- a CDS encoding uncharacterized protein (ID:PFLUO_003942-T1.cds;~source:funannotate), with the protein MSSPQQRLSSVANQLSTPGAARQKLLAKNPDDVVITYLARTPLTKARKGGLKDTSLDSLLVSLLTTVREKSNVDPNLVEDVCVGNVLCPGSAYVARSAVLAAGFPVTAAASIANRFCSSGLLAVQNIANQIIAGSIDVGVAVGAESMSTNADGGAPEMSEKVTSHPIASQNEQPMGQTSENVAAQFNISREQHDRFAANSYQKAERAQKAGWLNDEIVPVKTQIKDPKTGEVKEVVVDRDDGIRYGTTAEGLGKIRAAFPQWKPSATTGGNASQITDGAAALVLMKRSRAQELGQPIVGKFCGATVTALEPRIMGIGPSIAIPKILNKFGLSKDEIDLFEINEAFASMGVYCVSKLGLDESKVNPRGGAIAIGHPLGATGARQVVTALSELRRQDKRVAVTSMCVGTGMGMAGIFVSEH; encoded by the exons ATGTCCTCACCACAGCAACGGCTATCGTCTGTCGCAAATCAGCTGTCCActcctggagctgctcggcAGAAGCTTCTCGCGAAAAACCCGGATGATGTG GTTATCACCTATCTGGCACGTACGCCGCTTACCAAGGCTCGGAAGGGTGGATTGAAGGACACCTCGCTGGACAGCCTCTTGGTTTCCCTCTTGACG ACTGTCCGGGAAAAGTCCAATGTCGACCCCAacctcgtcgaggatgtcTGCGTGGGCAATGTCCTCTGTCCCGGCTCCGCCTATGTCGCCCGCTCCGCCGTCCTCGCTGCTGGCTTCCCCGTGACGGCGGCAGCCTCGATTGCGAACCGTTTCTGCTCGTCGGGTCTGCTAGCCGTTCAGAACATTGCGAACCAGATCATTGCTGGGTCGATCGACGTCGGTGTGGCTGTGGGCGCGGAGAGCATGAGCACCAacgccgacggcggcgcCCCGGAGATGTCTGAGAAGGTCACCTCGCACCCTATTGCCTCGCAGAATGAGCAGCCCATGGGACAGACCTCGGAGAACGTCGCTGCACAATTCAATATCTCGCGCGAGCAACACGATCGGTTTGCAGCGAACAGCTACCAAAAGGCCGAGCGTGCCCAGAAGGCTGGGTGGCTCAACGACGAGATCGTCCCGGTGAAGACTCAGATCAAGGACCCCAAGACCGGCGAGGTGAAGGAGGTCGTGGTTGACCGAGACGATGGCATCCGCTacggcaccaccgccgaggGACTCGGTAAGATTCGCGCAGCCTTCCCGCAATGGAAGCCCAGTGCCACCACGGGCGGCAATGCCAGTCAGATCACGGACGGCGCCGCGGCTCTGGTGCTGATGAAGCGCTCGCGGGCGCAGGAGCTAGGCCAGCCGATTGTCGGCAAGTTTTGCGGTGCTACGGTGACTGCTCTGGAGCCCCGGATCATGGGCATTGGGCCATCGATCGCGATTCCCAAGATTCTCAACAAGTTTGGCCTGAGCAAGGACGAGATCGACCTCTTTGAGATTAACGAGGCTTTTGCATCGATG GGTGTCTACTGTGTGAGCAAGCTCGGTTTGGATGAGTCCAAGGTGAATCCTCGGGGCGGTGCCAT CGCTATCGGTCACCCCTTGGGTGCGACAGGTGCGCGCCAAGTTGTCACTGCGCTGTCGGAACTGCGCCGGCAGGACAAGCGGGTCGCTGTGACCTCGATGTGTGTTGGAACG GGCATGGGCATGGCTGGTATTTTTGTCTCGGAGCACTAG
- a CDS encoding uncharacterized protein (ID:PFLUO_003943-T1.cds;~source:funannotate): MDLLSEVSAPTVAMASALSVAAGAYLNAKLSISTDLSQLAGDRAFAARLGERIAQLGDSTTIYKMLERVVEVDGQGATDALWFEHKTWSYSQLKELVDRFAALLHARDIKTGDFVGVFTTNSLEMVVALYALSKLGAVAAMINTNLRDDTFIHCLTVSGSKFIISTPDLSQHVCADLPHLAFNLSSFEDASAGAVELITQTDLQQFSPTGLACAKRAPSDLTALIYTSGTTGKPKACAVRNMMALVTSNTLSADANNRAKYYPMRTYSSLPLFHGTAFFTGVCYSIGNAGTLCLRRKFSASQFWKDVHDSRATRILYIGELCRYLLSTPPSPYDRNHNCIVASGNGLRGEIWERFRQRFGVPEIREFYRSTEGLAKFDNHGVSAWGAGKVGFSGPIRRFLEDDTFIVKYDTETEMPYRDPVTGLCVRARLGEEGEAIGRVRDRGLLTEYLHNEEATEKKLIRDVFQKGDIFQCTGDLVVQDQSGWVKFQDRVGDTFRWKGENVSAGEVRDHICRIDGVHDAVVYGVKLGGYDGQAGAAGITLEEHSSAAEADLMSNLSRELKKKGVPSYAIPRLVRITEKVETGVTFKQAKGDLAKKGWDPRKDWAGDKLYWLNGTNYENLNDQSWTEIESGRAKL; encoded by the exons ATGGACCTGCTTTCCGAAGTCAGCGCGCCCACCGTGGCCATGGCATCCGCTCTGTCGGTGGCAGCCGGGGCCTATCTGAATGCGaagctctccatctccaccgaTCTCTCACAGCTAGCCGGCGATCGGGCCTTCGCAGCCCGACTAGGTGAGCGCATAGCTCAGCTGGGCGACTCTACGACAATCTATAAGATGCTAGAGCGGGTGGTCGAGGTTGACGGGCAGGGAGCGACAGATGCGCTCTGGTTTGAGCACAAGACATGGTCATACAGCCAATTGAAGGAGT TGGTTGATCGATTTGCGGCTTTGTTGCATGCTCGCGATATCAAGACTGGAGACTTCGTGGGCGTCTTTACAACCAACTCGCTCGAGATGGTGGTTGCTCTCTACGCGCTGTCGAAGCTTGGAGCggtggctgccatgattAACACCAACCTCCGAG ATGATACATTCATCCACTGCCTGACTGTGTCCGGGTCTAAGTTCATCATCTCAACCCCAGACCTGTCACAACATGTCTGCGCCGACCTACCACACCTGGCATTCAATCTGTCATCGTTCGAAGATGCTTCCGCCGGTGCTGTTGAACTCATCACTCAAACAGATTTGCAACAATTTTCTCCAACCGGACTAGCGTGTGCTAAACGTGCTCCCAGCGATCTAACCGCGTTGATCTATACATCCGGCACCACGGGCAAGCCCAAAGCCTGCGCCGTGCGCAACATGATGGCGCTGGTTACTTCGAACACGCTTTCAGCGGATGCGAACAACCGGGCCAAATACTACCCGATGCGCACGTACTCATCTCTGCCCTTGTTCCACGGCACGGCCTTCTTCACGGGGGTATGCTACTCTATAGGCAACGCTGGAACGCTGTGCCTGAGACGAAAGTTCTCGGCCTCGCAATTCTGGAAAGATGTCCACGACTCGCGCGCAACACGAATTCTCTACATCGGCGAACTATGCCGCTATCTACTATCCACGCCGCCATCCCCTTACGACCGTAACCACAACTGCATCGTGGCCTCGGGCAATGGCCTACGCGGTGAGATCTGGGAACGCTTCCGTCAGCGATTCGGCGTTCCCGAGATCCGAGAATTCTACCGCTCCACGGAGGGGTTGGCCAAGTTTGACAATCACGGTGTCAGCGCTTGGGGTGCTGGGAAAGTGGGCTTCTCGGGCCCAATCCGACGTTTCCTCGAGGACGACACATTTATTGTCAAGTATGATACTGAGACGGAGATGCCGTATCGCGATCCCGTGACTGGACTCTGTGTTCGTGCTCGTCTTGgtgaggagggcgaggccATAGGCCGTGTGCGTGACCGTGGCCTGCTCACAGAGTATCTGCACAACGAAGAGGCTACTGAGAAGAAGCTCATCCGTGATGTTTTCCAGAAGGGTGACATCTTCCAGTGTACAGGTGATCTTGTTGTTCAAGATCAGTCTGGATGGGTCAAGTTCCAAGACCGCGTTGGTGACACGTTTCGCTGGAAAGGAGAGAACGTCAGCGCAGGTGAGGTCCGGGACCACATTTGTCGGATTGACGGGGTTCACGATGCCGTGGTGTATGGCGTTAAACTGGGCGG ATATGATGGCCAAGCTGGCGCTGCCGGCATTACTCTCGAAGAACACTCCTCGGCCGCTGAAGCCGATCTCATGTCAAACTTGTCCcgcgagctgaagaagaagggtgtACCATCATACGCAATTCCTCGACTAGTGCGTATCACGGAGAA AGTTGAAACGGGCGTCACGTTCAAACAAGCAAAGGGCGACCTCGCCAAGAAGGGCTGGGATCCTCGCAAAGACTGGGCAGGAGACAAGCTGTACTGGCTGAACGGCACCAACTATGAAAACCTGAATGATCAAAGCTGGACGGAGATTGAGAGCGGCAGAGCTAAGCTTTAA
- a CDS encoding uncharacterized protein (ID:PFLUO_003944-T1.cds;~source:funannotate): MDQDQEPAKDTILASEEMAPAGSPSAEDKPTAPDQFDDQYRTTQKEIWAYYSYYIGNNGLSLFNFAPTAFQNLLYQAAPSSGLLSFAGELRSINSIVLLSNGISFAIQIVVFVTIGSFADFGYWRPNILIVLSLIAYGIGFGWLGVHTADQWHIGVGLYIVGLIAYQTCLTFWTAAFPSLARNTTHMKEVANQYVSGEITRDQYDYADTMMRSKLSNIAFVVQSVTEIFILAIIVGIMFGIDVDASQANNNWGLSVLIAFVSGVWLLVSLPWFFMEKRRPGQDPGKRSVFVAGVWQLWHAVRQIWHLKQSLVYLIGYFLLGDSLNTTVTVISTLQNSIVAYNTLELTYLLIVGITAQGVGIYSFWWIQQRFKLGTKTMFNAIAFGIILLDGWGMIGIWTDRFGFHNVWEVWVYQTFYGLFICPWYSYSQIMISEVTPRGHEFLFFSLFSIIGKTSSFIGPIVSSAIIDASPTHNPSTPFYFLFALSVFSFVILVFFVDLKQSRVEQESFLQDKLRKLEGSELSSEGETASTV, translated from the exons ATGGACCAGGACCAGGAACCGGCCAAGGACACGATCCTTGCCTCGGAGGAGATGGCTCCCGCCGGAAGTCCCTCGGCGGAGGACAAGCCCACCGCGCCCGACCAATTCGACGATCAATATCGCACCACCCAAAAAGAAATATGGGCCTACTATTC CTACTACATCGGCAACAACGGCCTGTCGCTATTCA ACTTTGCGCCGACTGCCTTCCAAAACCTGTTGTATCAGGCCGCTCCGTCCAGCGGGCTACTGTCCTTTGCGGGAGAACTGCGTAGCATCAACAGCATTGTCCTGCTCAGCAACGGAATCTCTTTTGCCATTCAGATCGTCGTGTTCGTTACGATCGGTAGTTTCGCCGACTTCGGCTATTGGCGCCCGAATATCCTGATCGTCCTGTCTCTCATCGCCTACGGAATCGGTTTCGGCTGGCTCGGTGTGCACACCGCGGACCAATGGCATATCGGAGTTGGTTTGTACATCGTAGGTTTGATCGCCTATCAGACATGTCTGACCTTCTGGACCGCCGCGTTTCCGAGTCTGGCGcgcaacaccacccacaTGAAGGAAGTGGCCAACCAATATGTGTCGGGCGAAATCACTCGCGACCAGTACGATTATGCCGATACCATGATGCGAAGCAAATTGTCCAATATTGCATTTGTCGTTCAATCGGTTACTGAGATTTTTatcctggccatcatcgtggGGATCATGTTCGGAATTGACGTGGATGCTAGTCAGGCCAACAACAATTGGGGTCTCAGTGTGCTCATCGCCTTCGTCTCGGGCGTGTGGCTGCTGGTTTCTCTGCCGTGGTTCTTCATGGAGAAACGCCGTCCTGGCCAAGACCCGGGCAAGCGCTCTGTTTTTGTTGCAGGCGTGTGGCAGCTTTGGCACGCAGTTCGGCAGATCTGGCATTTGAAACAAAGTCTGGTGTATCTGATTG GGTATTTCTTGCTGGGAGATTCCCTCAACACGACTGTGACCGTCATCTCGACCTTGCAGAACAGCATCGTCGCCTATAACACCCTGGAGCTGACATACCTTCTGATCGTCGGGATTACCGCGCAGGGTGTCGGTATCTATTCATTTTGGTGGATCCAACAGCGTTTCAAGCTGGGCACCAAAACCATGTTCAACGCGATTGCCTTTGGAATCATCCTGCTTGATGGCTGGGGCATGATCGGAATTTGGACGGACAGATTTGGGTTCCACAATGTCTGGGAGGTTTGG GTCTACCAAACATTCTACGGGCTGTTTATCTGTCCGTGGTACAGTTACTCGCAGATCATGATCTCCGAAGTCACTCCGCGCGGTCATGAGTTTCTCTTTTTCAGTCTTTTTAGCATTATCGGCAAGACCTCCTCTTTTATCGGACCCATTGTCTCAAGCGCTATCATTGATGCATCGCCAACTCACAACCCTTCGACCCCGTTCTACTTCCTTTTTGCGCTCAGTGTGTTTAGTTTCGTCATCCTTGTCTTCTTTGTGGACCTCAAGCAAAGTCGCGTTGAGCAAGAGTCGTTCTTGCAGGACAAACTGCGGAAACTGGAAGGCAGTGAACTGTCTTCTGAAGGAGAGACGGCCTCAACAGTTTAA
- a CDS encoding uncharacterized protein (ID:PFLUO_003945-T1.cds;~source:funannotate), whose product MANAQYIVGTTDLSLIEAPVTWRAYMICGFASFGGILFGYDSGYIAGVLGMDFVKQHFGHPVSKDVDPSGFIMATSQKSLITSILSAGTFIGALLGGGISEHIGRRTTIMSSCLVFAIGVAIQVGAINVTGLVAGRFIAGLGVGGVSATVILFVSEISPRRVRGLLVSVYQWAITIGLLVASGVDQACKDMPDRTSYRVPIGLQFIWAAILAVGLFFLPESPRYYVRRDRMDDALRSLERVRGQSGTARGIQAELAEIKANFEYEKQIASTSWADCFKGGLAARGNLRRVIAGTSLQMFQQWTGINFIFYYGTTFFQQIGMSNAFLMSTIMNVVNVVTTPASFYMIEKFGRRALLLWGACIMCVCEFIVAIVGIADITGRAANMCLIVFTCCYVASFATTWGPAAWVVIGEIYPLPIRAKGVALATASNWLWNCVIATITPYIVDKDKGNLGVKVFFVWGSALFLCFLFAFFVIPETKGLTLEQVDKMLEESTPRTSAKWVPHGTFAHEMGMADEQEGIVGMEEQQTALAKQSDAI is encoded by the exons ATGGCGAACGCGCAGTATATCGTGGGCACAACTGATCTCAGCCTCATCGAGGCCCCCGTCACCTGGCGCGCTTATATGATCTGTGGCTTTGCTAGCTTCGGAG GCATCCTTTTCGGCTATGACTCCGGTTACATCGCAGGCGTACTAGGCATGGATTTCGTCAAGCAACACTTTGGGCACCCCGTCTCCAAAGACGTCGACCCCTCAGGTTTTATAATGGCTACCTCGCAGAAATCACTCATCACCTCCATCTTATCCGCTGGAACTTTCATCGGCGCCTTGCTTGGGGGTGGTATCTCCGAGCACATTGGCCGCCGCACCACCATCATGAGTTCCTGTCTCGTTTTCGCAATCGGAGTCGCCATCCAGGTGGGAGCTATTAACGTTACCGGTCTCGTAGCTGGCCGATTCATCGCCGGTCTGGGGGTTGGTGGCGTTTCGGCCACTGTGATTCTGTTCGTCTCGGAGATTAGTCCTCGACGAGTTCGCGGGCTGCTGGTTTCTGTCTATCAATGGGCTATCACGATCGGCTTGCTGGTAGCATCTGGCGTCGACCAAGCGTGCAAGGATATGCCGGACCGCACGTCATATCGCGTGCCAATTGGGTTGCAATTTATATGGGCTGCTATCCTTGCTGTGGGCCTGTTCTTCCTGCCCGAGTCTCCGCGATACTATGTCCGGCGTGATCGGATGGATGATGCCCTGCGCTCTCTCGAGCGAGTTCGCGGACAATCTGGGACCGCGCGGGGGATTCAAGCTGagctggccgagatcaaAGCCAATTTCGAGTATGAGAAGCAGATTGCTAGCACCTCTTGGGCTGATTGCTTCAAAGGGGGGTTGGCGGCTCGTGGGAATTTGCGTCGAGTCATTGCTGGGACGTCCTTGCAGATGTTTCAGCAGTGGACTGGCATTAACTTCATCT TCTACTATGGTACCACGTTCTTCCAGCAAATCGGCATGTCCAACGCCTTCTTGATGTCGACGATCATGAACGTTGTCAACGTGGTGACCACCCCAGCATCATTCTACATGATTGAGAAATTTGGCCGACGAGCTCTACTCTTGTGGGGCGCCTGCATCATGTGTGTCTGCGAGttcatcgtcgccatcgTAGGCATTGCCGATATCACCGGCCGGGCAGC AAACATGTGTCTAATAGTATTTACCTGTTGCTATGTCGCCTCATTTGCAACGACATGGGGCCCCGCAGCATGGgtcgtcatcggcgagaTCTATCCTCTCCCAATCCGAGCCAAAGGCGTCGCTCTGGCCACGGCCTCGAACTGGCTCTGGAACTGTGTCATTGCCACTATCACGCCATACATCGTCGACAAGGATAAGGGCAATCTGGGTGTCAAGGTGTTCTTTGTCTGGGGCAGTGCGCTCTTCTTGTGTTTTCTGTTTgccttcttcgtcatccCGGAGACAAAGGGCCTCACACTGGAGCAGGTGGATAAGATGCTCGAGGAATCGACGCCTAGGACGAGTGCCAAGTGGGTGCCACACGGGACATTCGCGCATGAAATGGGCATGGCAGACGAGCAGGAGGGTATAGTCGGCATGGAGGAACAGCAGACTGCCCTGGCGAAGCAGAGCGATGCGATTTGA
- a CDS encoding uncharacterized protein (ID:PFLUO_003946-T1.cds;~source:funannotate), which translates to MPSTYKKDKPWDTDDIDKWKIEEFKPDHNVAGSFAEESSFMTLFPKYREVYLKEAWPAVTLALEKQGIACTLDLVEGSMTVKTTRKTWDPASILKARDLIKLLARSVPASQAMKILQDDVACDIIKIRNQVRNKERFVKRRQRILGPNGSTLKALELLTDTYILVQGNTVAVMGPFKGLKEVRRVVDDCMANIHPIYYIKELMIKRELAKDPTLVNESWDRFLPNFKKRTLSKRRVPHTVTDKSKKIYTPFPPAPEKSKVDMQIESGEYFLSKEAKDRAQKEEVVERQRVKREEKMREREKDFIAPEEQLPADAEEEKKRKKEKKEKKKRKRETEAEADGDNAAERKEKKKKRKSKSKEVSSDAEE; encoded by the exons ATGCCGTCGACGTACAAGAAGGACAAGCCGTGGGATACGGACGATATCGACAAGTGGAAG ATCGAAGAGTTCAAGCCCGACCACAATGTGGCCGGCAGCTTCGCAGAGGAGTCGTCATTCATGACACTCTTCCCTAAATACCGTGAGGTGTACTTGAAGGAAGCCTGGCCGGCTGTGAcgctggcgctggagaagcagggGATCGCGTGCACCCTGGATTTGGTGGAAGGTAGCATGACGGTGAAGACAACACGAAAGACCTGGGACCCGGCGTCGATCCTGAAGGCGCGCGACCTGATCAAACTACTTGCGCGAAGCGTTCCCGCATCCCAGGCAATGAAGATTCTCCAGGACGACGTGGCGTGCGACATCATCAAGATCCGCAACCAGGTCCGGAACAAAGAGCGATTCGTGAAGCGACGGCAGCGGATCCTGGGACCCAACGGCTCCACCCTCAAGGCTTTGGAGTTGTTGACTGACACCTACATCCTGGTCCAGGGCAACacggtggcggtgatgggTCCGTTCAAGGGCCTGAAGGAGGTGCGCCGCGTGGTGGACGACTGCATGGCCAACATCCACCCGATCTACTACATCAAGGAGCTGATGATCAagcgcgagctggccaaAGATCCGACGCTGGTCAACGAGTCGTGGGACCGGTTCCTGCCCAATTTCAAGAAACGCACCCTCTCCAAGCGCCGTGTTCCCCACACAGTCACCGACAAGTCCAAGAAGATCTATACTCCCTTCCCGCCTGCCccggagaagagcaaggtCGACATGCAGATCGAATCTGGCGAGTACTTCCTctccaaggaggccaaggacCGCGcccagaaggaggaggtggtcgagCGCCAACGCGTgaagcgcgaggagaagatgcgcgagcgcgagaaggatTTCATTGCGCCCGAGGAACAACTgcccgccgatgccgaagaagagaagaaaaggaagaaggagaagaaggagaaaaagaagcggaagcgcgagaccgaggccgaagccgacgGAGACAATGCTGCGGagcggaaggagaagaaaaagaagagaaagagcaagtcCAAGGAAGTGTCTTCCGATGCGGAGGAATGA
- a CDS encoding uncharacterized protein (ID:PFLUO_003947-T1.cds;~source:funannotate), whose protein sequence is MDFAFQRSPDSQTVELDREFLDTITVQGREYQKYAIDHRIYFGPVDEEEAARLEVQQRVFHRIFDHRLIFPPISQPRRVLDCGHGSASWAVEVAEQYPDCEVDDLNRTVLKPGGWVQMVEIYYNAQSDNGSLTDENALRKWSTQYMRSLEDRKDLRIGSRLRTLLTDAGLVEVDLKMIPLPLSAWSNGPYFDLLS, encoded by the exons ATGGATTTTGCTTTTCAAAGGAGTCCAGATTCGCAGACAGTAGAACTGGACCGCGAATTCCTTGATACCATCACGGTTCAAGGTCGTGAATATCAAAAATACGCAATCGATCACCGCATCTACTTCGGACCGGTAGACGAG GAAGAAGCAGCACGGCTTGAAGTGCAGCAGCGGGTTTTCCACCGGATCTTCGATCACCGCCTGATCTTCCCACCCATTTCTCAACCACGGCGGGTGCTGGATTGCGGCCACGGATCCGCATCCTGGGCCGTCGAGGTTGCTGAGCAGTACCCCGATTGCGAG GTCGACGACTTGAATCGAAC GGTTCTCAAGCCAGGAGGCTGGGTTCAGATGGTGGAGATCTACTACAACGCGCAGTCTGACAACGGCTCGCTCACGGACGAGAATGCCCTGAGAAAATGGAGCACGCAGTACATGCGCTCCTTGGAGGACAGGAAGGACCTCCGAATCGGGTCGAGACTGCGAACCCTTTTGACAGACGCCGGCCTTGTTGAAGTCGACTTGAAGATGATTCCCCTGCCTCTCTCTGCGTGGTCCAATGGTCCGTATTTTGACCTTCTGTCTTGA
- a CDS encoding uncharacterized protein (ID:PFLUO_003948-T1.cds;~source:funannotate), protein MSTDSLSSAVRSLALPRSLTQHGRLPVVLTTAAALLGTSVVVPVAYRDYCTFRSYGGGGVPDNVLGWLYVRLVMQPLGREMLSTDVYDRRVAAAEGHGKGDEGFLTEEQLSAVRRTDARPVVGPHVSPQRQLTQIPVERVQEKFRASFSSFANRNYHLVKPSSSLLEGNADALFLAPKLPASAIATRMRREIANLHDLSDHSVHVVLSPADCKRVIEAGWGQRHALSGLSKSTFLSLFATSGCVPNLPPEYLLIYAPRNEAEIEVVMLIIAASVKFMAGREDVR, encoded by the exons ATGTCGACCGACTCCCTGAGCTCCGCCGTGCGATCCCTCGCGCTTCCCCGCTCACTCACCCAGCATGGCCGCCTCCCGGTcgtcctcaccaccgccgccgcatTACTGGGCACCAGCGTTGTCGTCCCCGTCGCCTACCGCGACTACTGCACCTTCCGCTCctacggcggcggcggcgtgcCAGACAACGTCCTGGGATGGCTCTACGTGCGGCTGGTCATGCAGCCGCTGGGCCGCGAGATGCTCAGCACGGATGTGTATGACCGGCGCGTGGCAGCGGCCGAGGGTCATGGGAAGGGCGATGAGGGTTTTCTCACGGAGGAGCAGCTCAGCGCCGTGCGACGGACTGATGCACGCCCTGTCGTGGGCCCCCATGTTTCGCCGCAGCGCCAGTTGACGCAGATTCCCGTGGAGCGCGTGCAGGAG AAATTCCGCGCAAGCTTCAGCTCCTTCGCAAACCGCAACTACCACCTCGTCAAGCCAAGCTCATCCCTCCTCGAGGGCAACGCCGatgccctcttcctcgccccTAAACTCCCTGCCTCGGCCATTGCAACACGCATGCGCCGCGAGATTGCCAATCTGCACGATTTGTCCGATCACTCCGTGCATGTTGTGTTGTCGCCCGCGGACT GCAAACGAGTCATCGAAGCAGGATGGGGCCAGCGCCACGCACTCTCCGGTCTCTCCAAGTCGACGTTCCTATCCTTGTTCGCGACCTCTGGGTGTGTACCGAATCTACCGCCGGAGTATCTGCTCATCTATGCGCCGCGCAACGAGGCGGAGATTGAGGTCGTGATGCTAATTATTGCTGCGAGTGTCAAGTTCAtggcggggagggaggacgTGCGGTAA